The genomic segment GGGGGCTCCGACGGCGCGCGCCGGCTCACAGCCCCAGGGGTCACCGCCGCATCTGGGCGCAGCTGAACGCCGCCTCGGCGCCCCGGACCAGGGCTCTCCGTCCGGCCGGACGCCGGGCGGTCCGCGGCCGCCGTCAGCGAGGAATTCGGCCGcaggagtttttatttttagtttacctgttgatatatttatttttttctttttttccaggtaGGTCACCGCCTCCTTTTTGACACTAGATGGCGGCATAAGCTAGGTTTGCCTTGGTGTAGAAAGCAGTTTCGTGCCACCCATTGGGATGAGGGAGGTCTCAAAGGAGACATTCAGTAGTGTGGGAAGGATGGTTAGGAGTTGTGCACCTACAgccctcttttctttgtttcaggGGACCTCTGAAACGAACCTACCACGTGCTGCTGCTGAACATCCATGCTGATTTGCTGTCTCCTTCAGCCAAGTTAGAGCAAAGGGTCCAGGGCTGGAGACGATCCTGCCCCCCCACCTCTGTCTCTGGCTGTCCTCTGGGATATTTCTCCTTTCAGGCACACTAGATGCTTTCTGTGGGTTGAGTCAGGGACAGGTCTCCTGTCAGTGAACCCACGATGGTGGAGAAGCTGGTTAGCCATCTCGATCTCATTTTTCCAGTGCAGAATGCATGAGTCAGGGAGTTTTCTGCACGCTTGAGTGGGGCGGATTTGAGGGAGGGGGATCGTGGAGATAGAAGTCTGAGTCTCaacctggagcagtggctcacgcctgtaatcccagcactttgggaggcggcggtgggtggatcacttgagatcaagagtttgagaccagcctggccaacatggtgaaaccccctctctactaaaaatacaaaaagtacccaggtgtggtggcgcacacttgtaatctcaactactcaggaggctgaggcaggagaatcgcttgaaccagggaagcataggttgcaatgagccgttgcactccagcctgggcaatagagcaagacgaccctgtctcaaaaaaaaaaaaaaaaaaaacattttggccgggcacggtggcttccacctgtaaacccagcactttgggaggccaaggagagtggatcacgaggtcaagagatatggagaccatcctggccaacatggtgaaaccccgtctctactgaaaatacaaaagttagccgagcacggtggtgggcacctgtagtcccagctactggggaggctgaggcaaaagaatttcttgcacctggaaggcagaggtcgcagtgagccaagatcgtgccactgcactccagcctgggcaacagagcaagactccgtctcgaaaataaaaaacttctttAAGTGTGATTCTCTTGACATCTTCTGAAGTTTTTTCATCTGTGGCCCCAGGGACTGTCTCATCCTCATCTCTGAGTTCTGGGACAAGGCTGGTGAGGATCTTGGTGCCGTCTGTTTCTTTCTGGTTTCCCACTGGGGAAGTAAAGCCAGCTTACTTCCGCAGCACCCTAATGAAATTTTGATTGAGAAATACTCtgcatatgtttgtatatgttaCTTCCTTTTCAGTGATCATTAATCTCTAGCCACGTGATTAACAAGGACTTTTTGATCATTCTGTACCCCTCACCACCTCATTGTCTCTTCCTCCTGTAAATAGGAATGAAAATTCTCAGCCTCTCATTCTATGGACTCATCTCACATTCTTTCTCCCAACATTATTTCTAGTCCGTCACCTacagctctcttttctttttcttcaaatctcaatgtactttttctttctttcttttttcttttctttttttgttttgagatggagtctcactctgttgcccaggctggagaatagtggcacaatcttggctcaccacaacttctcctgggttcaagcgattctcctgcatcagcctgccgagtagctgggattacacgtgcccaccaccaagcctggctaatttctgtatttttagtagagacaggcttttgccatgttggcctggctggtctcaaactcctgatctccatgatctgtccacctcagcctcccaaagtgctgggattacaggtgtgagtcaccacacctgaccaatgtacacttttaaaaatatataaatttaggccaggtgctgtggctcatgcctgtaatcccagcactttgggagaccgaaatgggtggatcacgaagtcaggagatcacaaccagcctggccaatatggtgaaaccccatctctattaaaaatacaaaaattagctgggcatggttgtgggtgcctgtagtcccagctactggggaagttgaggcaagagaatcgcttgaacccaggaggcagagattgcagtgagcctagattatgccactgcactccactctgggcgacagagcaagattctgtctcaaaatacatatatatatatatatgtaaatgtaattGCTATTCCTGCATGTGATTATTCTCACTCTGGCTTCATGTAACAGGAAAACCCCCAGCCTGAGAGCTAAAAACTTCTAACTTGTTTACCAAGCACACCATCTGGCTGTCTTTACCCGGGGCTCTGCCACTGACTACCTGCGTGGACTCAGTCACATAATTTCTCTATCAGGGCCTCAGTGTTGTGGCTTGGTTGCGTGGTAGTGGTGGTTAGGGTTAATTCTGTCAATGCCAAAACTCTTTCAAAAAGTTGATGAGATTTCTGAACTCTTTTTCCAGAGAAAAAGCACGctcaaataaatgttttccaaatgattTCCAATTGTTTACAAACTTCCTAGATTCTGCCTATGGACTTCAGTTTAACATTCCTTGAACTGGCTCTTCATCCTTTTCTTTAAATAACTCTCTCTGGCTCTAACTCTAATTccccttagaaataaaaaatagaaggccgggcgcggtggctcaagcctgtaatcccagcactttgggaggccgaggcgggtggatcacgaggtcaagagatcgagaccatcctggtcaacatggtgaaaccccatctctactagaaacacaaaaaattagctgggcacggtggcacgtgcctgtaatcccagctactcaggaggctgaggcaggagaattgcttgaacccaggaggcggaggttgcggtgagctgagatcgcgccatttcactccagcctgggtaacaagagcgaaactccacctcaaaaaaaaaaaaaaaaaaaaaaaaaaagaaataaaaatagaaaaggagcaatttcgccgggcgcagtggtacatgcctgtagtcccagctacttgggaggctgggatgggaggatcacttgagcccaggagttctgggctgtagtgcactgtgccgatcaggtgtctgcactaagttcgacATCTATATgatgacctcccgggagcggggaaccaccaggttgcctaaggaggggtgaaccagcccaggtcagaaatggagcaggttaaaactcccatgctgatcagtagtgggatcgcacctgtgaatagccagtgcactccagcctggtcaacatagcaagaccccatctcttaaaaaaaaaaaagaaaagaaaaggaacaatttCTATCTCCACTAAGAACCCACCTCTGAGAAAAATGGCGCTGACATCTCAGCCTCATTCTGAAAATCAGGATTCTGGAAAGTTGTGCTCTAAGACAAGGGATCCAGGCAAGAAAACCCTATACATCTGTTTATTTGCCCCTTAGAAATCAAAGCTGATAACTTGTACAGTTTGGTGGCATTCTCCTGTCAGGTAAGAGGTGTCCATCTTTCAATCTCCATAAAATGTAACTAACATATTTAGCAACTTGGAACTCTCCCTTCTGGTACATTTAGTGGGGAATGTTGTATTGAATTTAATAGGAAATGTTGttcataagaatttttttttttttgagatggagttttgctcttgtccctcaggctggagtgcaatcatgcgatcttggctcactgcaacctccgcctcccaggttcaagtgattctctggcctcagcctcccgagtagctgggactacaggcatccaccactatgcctggctaatttttgtatttttagtagagatgtggtttcaccatgttggctatgctggtcttgaactaccaacctcaggtgatccacccacttggactcccaaagtgctgggattacaggcgtgagccacggcacccggccttgttttgcttttgagacaatgtctcatacggtcacccaggctggagtgcagtggtgtgatgtcagctcactgtagcctcaacctccctggctcaagcaatcctcccacctccgcatcctgagtagcttggactacaggacgcaccgccatgcctggctcattttttgtagaaatgaggttttaccatgttgcccagtctggtcttaaactcctgggctcaagcgatccttctaaactgctgggattacaggtatcagccaccacacccagcccacatttttattctgaaaaacaaTTAAGGACTGGCTAAATGAGAATTACATGGGAAACACCATTGTGAactattcactttttaaaagcataactTTTCTAGCACCATTACTAAAAATAGCCCACAGCAGGATCACCCATTTTAGACTCACATGGAACAATTTGACATGTGCCCCTAGAACCCTCATCAGGGTCTCTAACACATCGCTAAGAGAACCAAGCCTGATGCAAAGTAGCTACACCTTGGTGCCTATAACATCTATTCTCAGAAAACAAGATGCTTTCAGAGCATCTGGGATGTCACTCAGGAGACAACAGCAAGCTAAAGGATCTTCCACTGGAGGTGTTATCTGAACCATCAAAAGGAAATACCTGGGCCAGTTGcgaaggctcacgcctgtaatcccagcactctgggaggctgaggtgggcgtgtcacctgaggtcaggagtttaagacttgtctggacaacatggtgaaacctgtctctactaaaaatacacaaattagccaggcatggtggcatgcacctgtaatcccagctactcaggaggctgagcagagaatcacttgaactcaggaggcagaggttgcagtgagctgagatggtgccactgcactccagcctgggtgacagagcaagactctggctcaaaaaaaaaaaaagaaagaaaaggaaatacctgTCTGTCATTGTATTTCATAGAAACAAATCTGAGAGAAATCATGGCTGTAGAGTGGTATTCcggaa from the Callithrix jacchus isolate 240 chromosome 1, calJac240_pri, whole genome shotgun sequence genome contains:
- the LOC128929155 gene encoding uncharacterized protein LOC128929155; the encoded protein is MARRLQVPGVARVRPPLRRKATARPVLPAGGRAPTSPSRPPARRVPGWRCPRRRGGAPTARAGSQPQGSPPHLGAAERRLGAPDQGSPSGRTPGGPRPPSARNSAAGVFIFSLPVDIFIFFFFSRGPLKRTYHVLLLNIHADLLSPSAKLEQRVQGWRRSCPPTSVSGCPLGYFSFQAH